A portion of the Mauremys reevesii isolate NIE-2019 linkage group 18, ASM1616193v1, whole genome shotgun sequence genome contains these proteins:
- the RANBP1 gene encoding ran-specific GTPase-activating protein isoform X3, producing the protein MAETKETHEEHDTSTENADDSNHDPQFEPIVSLPEQEIKTLEEDEEELFKMRAKLFRFASENDLPEWKERGTGDVKLLKHREKGTIRLLMRRDKTLKICANHYITPLMELKPNAGSDRAWVWNTHADFADESPKPELLAIRFLNAENAQKFKAKFEECRNEVDKKANKAGTEKNDSADKVAEKLEELSVKEESKKSEKKEETKGRTEEKQ; encoded by the exons ATGGCGGAGACCAAG GAAACGCATGAGGAACATGACACCTCAACTGAAAACGCAGATGATTCTAACCATGATCCTCAATTTGAGCCCATAGTTTCCCTTCCTGAACAAGAGATCAAGACCCTTGAGGAGGATGAGGAAGAACTCTTTAAGAT GCGTGCAAAGCTGTTTCGATTTGCATCAGAAAATGATCTTCCAGAGTGGAAAGAACGAGGAACTGGGGATGTGAAACTCCTGAAGCACAGGGAGAAGGGAACAATTCGCCTTCTCATGAGGAGAGATAAAACCCTAAAAATCTGTGCAAATCATTATA TTACACCTTTAATGGAGCTGAAGCCTAATGCTGGAAGTGACAGGGCATGGGTCTGGAACACACATGCTGACTTTGCAGATGAAAGTCCAAAACCTGAACTTTTGGCAATTCGGTTCCTAAATGCAGAAA ATGCACAGAAATTCAAGGCAAAATTTGAAGAATGCAGGAATGAGGTAGACAAGAAAGCAAACAAGG CAGGCACAGAGAAAAATGATAGTGCTGACAAAGTTGCTGAGAAATTAGAAGAGCTTTCTGTAAAGGAAGAGAGCAAAAAATCTGAGAAGAAAGAAGAGACCAAGGGAAGAACTGAAGAAAAGCAATAA
- the RANBP1 gene encoding ran-specific GTPase-activating protein isoform X1, whose amino-acid sequence MLLAGPGLVILDSHVLLYRGESNWGRNKGISYLCNEETHEEHDTSTENADDSNHDPQFEPIVSLPEQEIKTLEEDEEELFKMRAKLFRFASENDLPEWKERGTGDVKLLKHREKGTIRLLMRRDKTLKICANHYITPLMELKPNAGSDRAWVWNTHADFADESPKPELLAIRFLNAENAQKFKAKFEECRNEVDKKANKAGTEKNDSADKVAEKLEELSVKEESKKSEKKEETKGRTEEKQ is encoded by the exons atgttACTGGCAGGGCCGGGGCTAGTCATTCTAGACTCCCACGTGCTTTTATATCGCGG GGAATCGAACTGGGGGCGGAATAAAGGGATCAGTTATCTCTGCAATGAG GAAACGCATGAGGAACATGACACCTCAACTGAAAACGCAGATGATTCTAACCATGATCCTCAATTTGAGCCCATAGTTTCCCTTCCTGAACAAGAGATCAAGACCCTTGAGGAGGATGAGGAAGAACTCTTTAAGAT GCGTGCAAAGCTGTTTCGATTTGCATCAGAAAATGATCTTCCAGAGTGGAAAGAACGAGGAACTGGGGATGTGAAACTCCTGAAGCACAGGGAGAAGGGAACAATTCGCCTTCTCATGAGGAGAGATAAAACCCTAAAAATCTGTGCAAATCATTATA TTACACCTTTAATGGAGCTGAAGCCTAATGCTGGAAGTGACAGGGCATGGGTCTGGAACACACATGCTGACTTTGCAGATGAAAGTCCAAAACCTGAACTTTTGGCAATTCGGTTCCTAAATGCAGAAA ATGCACAGAAATTCAAGGCAAAATTTGAAGAATGCAGGAATGAGGTAGACAAGAAAGCAAACAAGG CAGGCACAGAGAAAAATGATAGTGCTGACAAAGTTGCTGAGAAATTAGAAGAGCTTTCTGTAAAGGAAGAGAGCAAAAAATCTGAGAAGAAAGAAGAGACCAAGGGAAGAACTGAAGAAAAGCAATAA
- the RANBP1 gene encoding ran-specific GTPase-activating protein isoform X2, with amino-acid sequence MTFNRCHQKETHEEHDTSTENADDSNHDPQFEPIVSLPEQEIKTLEEDEEELFKMRAKLFRFASENDLPEWKERGTGDVKLLKHREKGTIRLLMRRDKTLKICANHYITPLMELKPNAGSDRAWVWNTHADFADESPKPELLAIRFLNAENAQKFKAKFEECRNEVDKKANKAGTEKNDSADKVAEKLEELSVKEESKKSEKKEETKGRTEEKQ; translated from the exons ATGACATTCAACAGGTGTCACCAAAAG GAAACGCATGAGGAACATGACACCTCAACTGAAAACGCAGATGATTCTAACCATGATCCTCAATTTGAGCCCATAGTTTCCCTTCCTGAACAAGAGATCAAGACCCTTGAGGAGGATGAGGAAGAACTCTTTAAGAT GCGTGCAAAGCTGTTTCGATTTGCATCAGAAAATGATCTTCCAGAGTGGAAAGAACGAGGAACTGGGGATGTGAAACTCCTGAAGCACAGGGAGAAGGGAACAATTCGCCTTCTCATGAGGAGAGATAAAACCCTAAAAATCTGTGCAAATCATTATA TTACACCTTTAATGGAGCTGAAGCCTAATGCTGGAAGTGACAGGGCATGGGTCTGGAACACACATGCTGACTTTGCAGATGAAAGTCCAAAACCTGAACTTTTGGCAATTCGGTTCCTAAATGCAGAAA ATGCACAGAAATTCAAGGCAAAATTTGAAGAATGCAGGAATGAGGTAGACAAGAAAGCAAACAAGG CAGGCACAGAGAAAAATGATAGTGCTGACAAAGTTGCTGAGAAATTAGAAGAGCTTTCTGTAAAGGAAGAGAGCAAAAAATCTGAGAAGAAAGAAGAGACCAAGGGAAGAACTGAAGAAAAGCAATAA